One genomic region from Haloterrigena gelatinilytica encodes:
- a CDS encoding inorganic phosphate transporter yields MVSVLLLVGILVAVFVGYNIGGATTGPAFGPAVGADAISKTTAGVLMTVFFFVGAWTIGRRVVETLGGDLVYDPGVFTLEASVGVLFFIGVALFIGNFFGVPASTSMTAVGSIAGLALAAGELNWVVMGQIAIWWIVSPFIGFWVSLIIGRYFYSSLNRTLAMERSVGPLVRIDRSGRVPIPTPSDTTNRRELGGVAMVIVIGCLMAFSSGTSNIANAIAPLVGSGELEMNPAIVIGCVAVGIGTVTIARRTLETMGNELTELPLTAAIVTATVSASLVIFLSAIGIPASFVIIATMCIIGLGWGRATRPVTVSEAVRGEESPPVSVGALTADREGEELPPIGEEEPERIPSAADLFDPATTARVVLMQNVVPMIATVGAYATFRFVPLFGL; encoded by the coding sequence ATGGTGTCCGTGCTGCTGCTCGTGGGGATTCTCGTGGCCGTCTTCGTGGGCTACAACATCGGCGGCGCGACGACGGGACCGGCGTTCGGTCCGGCCGTCGGTGCCGACGCCATCTCGAAGACGACCGCCGGCGTACTGATGACGGTGTTTTTCTTCGTCGGTGCGTGGACGATCGGGCGGCGCGTCGTCGAGACCCTCGGGGGCGACCTCGTCTACGATCCCGGGGTCTTCACGCTCGAGGCGAGCGTCGGCGTCCTCTTTTTCATCGGCGTGGCGCTGTTCATCGGGAACTTCTTCGGCGTCCCCGCCTCGACGTCGATGACCGCCGTCGGCTCGATCGCGGGACTCGCACTCGCCGCCGGGGAACTCAACTGGGTCGTAATGGGGCAGATCGCCATCTGGTGGATCGTCTCCCCGTTCATCGGATTCTGGGTCTCGCTGATCATCGGCCGCTACTTCTACTCGTCCCTCAATCGAACGCTCGCGATGGAACGCAGCGTCGGCCCGCTCGTTCGGATCGATCGGTCCGGCCGCGTTCCGATCCCGACTCCGAGCGACACCACCAACCGGCGCGAACTGGGCGGCGTGGCGATGGTGATCGTCATCGGCTGCCTGATGGCGTTCAGTTCCGGGACCTCGAACATCGCGAACGCGATCGCCCCGCTCGTCGGCAGCGGCGAACTCGAGATGAATCCCGCCATCGTCATCGGCTGTGTCGCGGTCGGGATCGGGACGGTCACGATCGCACGGCGCACCCTCGAGACGATGGGCAACGAGCTCACGGAGCTGCCGCTGACGGCGGCGATCGTCACGGCGACGGTCAGCGCCTCGCTCGTGATCTTCCTCTCCGCGATCGGCATTCCGGCGAGTTTCGTCATCATCGCGACGATGTGCATCATCGGTCTGGGCTGGGGGCGGGCGACGCGACCGGTGACGGTCTCCGAGGCGGTCCGCGGCGAGGAGTCGCCGCCGGTCTCGGTCGGCGCGCTGACCGCCGATCGGGAGGGAGAGGAGTTGCCGCCGATCGGCGAAGAGGAACCCGAGCGGATCCCGAGCGCGGCCGATCTCTTCGATCCGGCGACGACGGCCCGCGTCGTGCTCATGCAGAACGTCGTCCCGATGATCGCGACGGTCGGCGCGTACGCCACGTTTCGGTTCGTCCCCCTCTTCGGACTCTGA